From Achromobacter spanius, a single genomic window includes:
- the hisC gene encoding histidinol-phosphate transaminase — MSRFWSPVVGTLSPYVPGEQPKLQNLVKLNTNEHPYGPSPKVLDAIRAACDDTLKLYPDPSSDRLREAIAAAVGAQPQQVFVGNGSDEVLAHAFLALLKHDRPLRFPDITYSFYPVYCGLYGIAFETMPLTADFRIDVEDYLPARHGQAGAIIFPNPNAPTGRALSAAEVERIVAGNPDTVVVVDEAYVDFGAESVIPLVSRYDNLLVVQTLSKSRSLAGLRVGFAVGSAALIDGLERVKNSFNSYPIDRLASAGAVAALEDTEYFEQTRNAVIETRSRMTAGLESLGFEVLPSAANFVFARHPAKDAATLAAALRERSIIVRHFRHARIDQFLRITVGTEGQCDMLLQALDKILQA, encoded by the coding sequence ATGAGCCGTTTCTGGAGTCCCGTTGTCGGGACGCTCAGTCCGTATGTGCCGGGCGAGCAGCCCAAGCTTCAGAACCTGGTCAAGCTGAACACCAACGAGCATCCTTACGGGCCGTCGCCCAAGGTGCTCGATGCGATCCGCGCGGCCTGCGACGACACGCTCAAGCTTTATCCGGATCCGTCCTCGGACCGCTTGCGCGAGGCCATCGCCGCCGCTGTCGGCGCGCAGCCGCAGCAGGTTTTCGTCGGCAATGGTTCCGACGAGGTCCTGGCGCATGCGTTCCTTGCGCTGCTCAAGCATGACCGTCCGCTGCGTTTTCCTGACATCACCTACAGCTTCTACCCGGTGTATTGCGGCCTGTACGGCATCGCGTTCGAAACGATGCCGCTCACCGCGGACTTTCGCATCGACGTCGAAGACTACCTGCCGGCGCGTCACGGCCAGGCAGGCGCCATCATCTTCCCGAATCCCAACGCGCCCACCGGCCGCGCGCTCAGCGCCGCCGAGGTCGAACGCATCGTGGCTGGTAATCCGGACACGGTCGTCGTCGTGGACGAGGCGTACGTGGATTTCGGCGCCGAATCGGTGATCCCGCTGGTCTCGCGGTACGACAACCTGCTGGTGGTGCAGACGCTTTCCAAGTCGCGCTCGCTGGCCGGTTTGCGGGTGGGCTTTGCCGTGGGGAGCGCCGCGCTCATCGACGGACTCGAGCGGGTAAAGAACAGTTTCAACTCCTACCCCATCGATCGGCTTGCATCCGCCGGCGCAGTGGCGGCCCTTGAGGATACGGAGTATTTTGAGCAGACCCGCAATGCCGTGATCGAGACCCGGTCGCGCATGACCGCAGGATTGGAGTCGCTAGGCTTCGAGGTGCTCCCGTCGGCGGCGAACTTCGTGTTCGCACGCCATCCGGCGAAAGACGCCGCGACGCTTGCCGCCGCCCTGCGTGAACGCAGCATCATCGTGCGTCATTTTCGTCATGCTCGGATCGACCAGTTCCTGCGCATCACGGTGGGTACCGAAGGCCAATGCGACATGCTTCTGCAAGCGCTCGACAAGATCCTGCAGGCGTGA
- the hfq gene encoding RNA chaperone Hfq → MSNKGQTLQDPFLNTLRKDHVPVSIYLVNGIKLQGQIESFDQYVVLLRNTVTQMVYKHAISTVVPARAVNFQVEVPAE, encoded by the coding sequence ATGAGCAATAAAGGGCAAACTCTGCAAGATCCGTTCCTCAACACGCTGCGCAAGGATCATGTGCCCGTGTCGATCTACCTCGTGAACGGCATCAAGCTTCAAGGGCAAATCGAATCCTTCGACCAATACGTGGTGCTGCTGCGCAATACGGTCACCCAGATGGTCTACAAGCACGCCATTTCGACCGTCGTTCCCGCGCGTGCCGTCAATTTTCAAGTGGAAGTCCCTGCTGAGTAA
- the hflX gene encoding GTPase HflX, which translates to MRALIISVDLGDPDFTAHAEEFAMLAKGAGAEIVGTLTARRDRPDAKFFIGSGKADEGVAMAQALLADIVLFDQPLSPAQQRNLERAFNLRVVDRVALILDIFALRAKSHEGKLQVELAQLQHLATRLTRMWSHLERQRGGIGMRGPGESQLEMDRRMIGVKVKTLRERLDKVERQRITQRRARARGGALSVSLVGYTNAGKSTLFNALTRADAYAADQLFATLDTTTRRIWIEGAGSVVVSDTVGFIRDLPHNLIAAFRATLEETVHADLLLHVVDSASPQRDEQIFEVNKVLAEIGAAAIPTILVYNKIDQAGLEPRVERDAHGTIARVFVSATERAGLDALRGAIAETGQIVGNNAANYQTLQSE; encoded by the coding sequence ATGCGCGCTCTGATCATCAGTGTGGATCTCGGTGATCCGGACTTCACGGCCCACGCCGAGGAATTCGCCATGCTGGCCAAGGGCGCGGGCGCCGAAATCGTCGGCACCCTGACGGCCCGCCGCGATCGCCCCGACGCCAAGTTCTTCATCGGCTCCGGCAAGGCCGACGAAGGCGTCGCGATGGCGCAGGCGCTGCTTGCCGATATCGTCCTTTTCGATCAGCCTTTGTCTCCCGCCCAGCAACGTAACCTTGAGCGCGCCTTCAACCTGCGCGTCGTGGATCGCGTCGCGCTCATCCTGGACATCTTCGCGCTGCGCGCAAAGAGCCACGAAGGCAAGCTGCAGGTCGAACTGGCCCAGCTCCAGCATCTGGCCACACGCCTCACGCGGATGTGGAGTCACTTGGAGCGCCAGCGCGGCGGTATCGGGATGCGTGGCCCGGGCGAATCCCAGCTCGAAATGGACCGCCGGATGATCGGCGTGAAGGTCAAGACGCTGCGCGAGCGGCTCGACAAGGTCGAACGCCAGCGCATTACCCAGCGGCGCGCCCGTGCGCGGGGCGGTGCGCTGTCGGTTTCCCTGGTGGGCTACACCAACGCCGGCAAGTCGACGCTGTTCAACGCGCTGACCCGGGCCGACGCCTACGCCGCCGACCAGCTATTTGCCACGCTGGACACGACGACGCGCCGCATCTGGATCGAAGGCGCCGGATCGGTGGTGGTGTCAGACACCGTGGGCTTCATCCGCGACCTGCCTCACAACCTGATCGCCGCCTTCCGGGCCACACTAGAAGAAACCGTGCATGCCGATCTGCTCCTGCATGTGGTGGACTCGGCCAGCCCGCAGCGGGATGAGCAGATTTTCGAAGTGAACAAGGTCCTCGCCGAAATAGGCGCTGCCGCGATTCCCACCATTCTGGTATACAACAAGATCGACCAGGCGGGCCTGGAACCGCGGGTGGAGCGCGACGCACATGGTACGATTGCGCGAGTATTTGTAAGCGCCACCGAGCGCGCCGGTTTGGATGCGTTGCGCGGGGCAATTGCGGAGACCGGACAGATTGTGGGAAACAATGCCGCGAATTATCAAACTCTTCAATCTGAATGA
- the hflK gene encoding FtsH protease activity modulator HflK: MPRIIKLFNLNDPGWGRGNNNGSEPPPKRPQGNGDGPPDLDEVWRDFNNRIGNLFGRKGGGGNNRPGNRGGMTPPSPRGTRIGLGVIALVAAGIWLASGFYIVQEGQVAVVTQFGKYKSTSQAGFQWRMPYPIQSHEIVNVSQLRTFEVGFRGGARNKVLPEALMLTTDENIVDMQFVVQYRLRADGAPDYLFKTRDPDESVRQASETAMREVVGKQSMDFVLYEGRTTVASQVQALMQQILDRYQTGVQVSTVAIQNVQPPEQVQAAFDDAVKAGQDRERQINEGQAYANQVVPLASGQASRMTEQAEGYKAKVVGDAQGNTSRFTSILGEYEKSPQVMRQRMYLESMQDIFTRASKVMVDTKSNNNMLYLPLDKIMHLAAQDAGKSNIGSSGSPVSNTPVQQPARGSAAPVPQPSGSSNSNTLPRDRMSR, from the coding sequence ATGCCGCGAATTATCAAACTCTTCAATCTGAATGACCCCGGCTGGGGTCGTGGAAACAACAATGGCTCCGAGCCGCCGCCTAAGCGGCCCCAAGGCAATGGAGACGGCCCTCCTGACCTGGACGAGGTCTGGCGCGATTTCAATAATCGCATCGGGAACCTGTTCGGGCGCAAGGGCGGTGGCGGCAACAACCGTCCCGGCAACCGTGGCGGCATGACGCCGCCATCCCCGCGTGGCACACGCATCGGCCTGGGCGTCATCGCCCTGGTCGCGGCGGGCATCTGGCTGGCCAGCGGCTTCTACATCGTGCAGGAAGGCCAGGTCGCGGTCGTGACCCAGTTCGGCAAGTACAAGAGCACGTCGCAAGCCGGTTTCCAGTGGCGCATGCCTTATCCCATCCAAAGCCATGAAATCGTCAACGTGTCGCAACTGCGCACGTTCGAAGTCGGTTTCCGTGGCGGCGCGCGCAACAAGGTCCTGCCTGAAGCGCTGATGCTCACGACGGACGAGAACATCGTCGATATGCAGTTCGTCGTCCAGTACCGCCTGCGTGCGGACGGCGCGCCCGACTATCTCTTCAAGACGCGCGACCCGGACGAGTCCGTGCGCCAGGCATCTGAAACCGCCATGCGCGAAGTCGTGGGCAAGCAGTCGATGGACTTCGTGCTGTACGAAGGCCGTACGACGGTGGCTTCCCAAGTCCAGGCGCTGATGCAGCAGATCCTCGATCGTTACCAGACGGGCGTGCAGGTCAGCACCGTCGCCATCCAGAACGTGCAGCCGCCCGAGCAAGTGCAGGCCGCGTTCGACGACGCCGTCAAGGCCGGTCAGGATCGTGAGCGCCAGATCAACGAAGGCCAGGCGTACGCCAATCAGGTCGTGCCGTTGGCCAGCGGTCAGGCGTCGCGCATGACGGAGCAGGCCGAAGGCTACAAGGCCAAGGTCGTCGGCGACGCGCAAGGTAATACGTCGCGCTTCACCAGCATCCTGGGCGAATACGAGAAGTCGCCGCAGGTCATGCGCCAGCGCATGTACCTGGAAAGCATGCAGGACATCTTCACCCGCGCCAGCAAGGTCATGGTCGACACCAAGAGCAACAACAACATGTTGTATTTGCCCCTGGACAAGATCATGCATCTGGCGGCTCAGGATGCAGGCAAGTCGAACATCGGCAGCTCCGGCTCGCCCGTGTCCAACACGCCTGTCCAGCAGCCTGCGCGCGGTTCGGCCGCGCCGGTGCCGCAGCCTTCCGGCAGCAGCAATAGCAACACGCTGCCCCGCGACCGTATGTCGCGCTAA
- the hflC gene encoding protease modulator HflC — MNRLMPILVGLLIVLALLSSSVFVVRERDYALVFSLGEVRRVISEPGLYFKVPPPFQNVVTLDKRILTIETNEAERIQTSEKKNLLIDSYVKWRIADPRLFYVTFGGNERAAQERLQAQIRDALNASVNVRTVRDVVSTERDKIMAEILTNVAKRAEPLGVQIVDVRLRRIEFAPEISESVYRRMEAERTRVANELRSIGAAEGEKIRAEADRQREVIVAQAYAKAQGVMGEGDAAAAAIYAEAYGKNPDFYTYYKSLEAYRASFSKPGDVLVVDPSSSFFQFMKDPAGAALAPVTVPAK; from the coding sequence ATGAATCGTCTTATGCCCATCCTGGTCGGCCTGCTCATCGTGCTGGCCCTCCTTTCCTCCAGCGTTTTCGTGGTGCGCGAGCGCGACTATGCCTTGGTGTTCTCGCTGGGTGAAGTCCGCCGCGTCATCAGCGAACCGGGCCTGTACTTCAAGGTGCCGCCGCCTTTCCAGAATGTCGTCACGCTCGACAAGCGCATTCTGACCATCGAAACCAACGAAGCCGAGCGCATCCAGACTTCCGAAAAGAAGAACCTGCTGATCGACTCCTACGTCAAGTGGCGCATTGCGGATCCCCGCCTGTTCTACGTGACGTTCGGCGGCAACGAGCGCGCGGCGCAAGAGCGCCTGCAAGCCCAGATCCGCGACGCCCTGAACGCGTCGGTCAACGTGCGTACCGTGCGGGACGTGGTCTCCACCGAACGCGACAAGATCATGGCGGAAATCCTGACCAACGTCGCCAAGCGTGCTGAGCCTTTGGGCGTGCAGATCGTTGACGTGCGTCTGCGCCGCATCGAGTTCGCGCCGGAAATTTCCGAGTCGGTCTACCGCCGCATGGAAGCCGAGCGTACTCGCGTCGCCAACGAACTGCGCTCCATCGGCGCTGCCGAAGGCGAGAAGATCCGCGCCGAAGCCGACCGCCAGCGCGAGGTCATCGTGGCCCAGGCGTATGCCAAGGCCCAGGGCGTCATGGGTGAGGGCGATGCTGCCGCGGCAGCCATCTACGCCGAAGCCTACGGCAAGAACCCGGACTTCTACACGTACTACAAGAGCCTGGAAGCCTACCGCGCCTCGTTCTCGAAGCCGGGCGACGTGCTGGTCGTGGACCCCAGCTCCAGCTTCTTCCAGTTCATGAAGGATCCGGCGGGCGCCGCCCTGGCGCCGGTCACCGTGCCGGCCAAGTGA
- a CDS encoding ATP phosphoribosyltransferase regulatory subunit, which produces MGNWLLPESLADVLPAEARRIEELRRELLDLYRTYGFELVAPPLVEYIDSLLSGTGSDLDLRTCKLIDQLSGRTLGVRADMTPQVTRIDAHLLNRAGVTRLCYCGNVLHARPSDLLSSRELLQIGAEIYGHAGFEADLEIIQLVLETVAIAGVRNPRLDLCHPGVLRAILKSDPAAAELAQDAIRLMRDKDVPGLGELAARAPGIRPETLKALQLLPTLYGGPDVLKIARRDLPALPGIAQALDALQAVVDAMPNVSFSVDLADVGGYAYHSGVKFALYAEGWHDALVSGGRYDDVSHAFGRARPATGFSLDLRKLAAGLPPAERARAVRAPWGQAPALTEAVRRLRRSGEIVVQVLPGHEQDQDEFVCDRELALQDGVWTVKTL; this is translated from the coding sequence ATGGGTAACTGGCTGCTGCCCGAAAGCCTTGCCGACGTACTTCCGGCAGAGGCCCGGCGCATCGAGGAACTGCGCCGCGAACTTCTCGATCTCTACCGTACGTACGGGTTCGAGCTGGTCGCGCCGCCCCTGGTCGAGTACATCGATTCATTGCTGTCGGGCACCGGCAGCGATCTGGATCTGCGTACCTGCAAGCTGATCGACCAGCTTTCGGGCCGCACGCTGGGCGTGCGCGCGGACATGACTCCCCAGGTCACGCGTATCGACGCACACTTGCTGAACCGCGCGGGCGTTACCCGCCTGTGTTACTGCGGCAACGTGTTGCATGCGCGTCCCTCGGACTTGCTGTCCAGCCGCGAGCTGCTGCAGATCGGCGCTGAAATCTACGGTCATGCCGGATTCGAAGCCGACCTCGAAATCATCCAGCTCGTGCTGGAAACGGTCGCAATCGCTGGCGTTCGCAATCCGCGCCTGGATCTCTGTCACCCCGGCGTGCTGCGCGCCATCCTGAAGTCGGACCCGGCGGCGGCTGAGCTGGCGCAGGACGCCATCCGGCTGATGCGCGACAAAGATGTGCCCGGGCTGGGCGAGCTGGCGGCGCGTGCGCCCGGCATTCGTCCCGAAACGCTGAAGGCGCTGCAGTTGCTGCCCACGTTGTACGGTGGTCCGGATGTGCTGAAGATCGCCCGCCGCGACCTGCCGGCGCTGCCGGGCATCGCCCAGGCGCTCGACGCCCTGCAGGCGGTGGTCGACGCCATGCCCAACGTGTCGTTCAGCGTGGACTTGGCCGACGTCGGTGGTTACGCTTACCACTCGGGCGTCAAGTTTGCGCTGTACGCCGAGGGCTGGCACGACGCATTGGTCAGCGGTGGCCGCTACGACGACGTCAGCCACGCCTTTGGCCGCGCACGTCCGGCCACGGGCTTCAGTCTTGATTTACGCAAGCTGGCGGCGGGGTTGCCGCCGGCGGAAAGGGCGCGAGCGGTTCGCGCGCCTTGGGGGCAGGCCCCCGCTCTGACCGAGGCGGTTCGCCGCTTGCGCCGGTCAGGGGAAATCGTCGTTCAGGTATTGCCCGGTCACGAGCAGGATCAGGACGAATTCGTTTGCGATCGCGAGCTGGCGCTGCAGGATGGCGTCTGGACGGTCAAAACACTGTGA
- a CDS encoding adenylosuccinate synthase, with amino-acid sequence MSKNVVVIGTQWGDEGKGKIVDWLAESVQGVVRFQGGHNAGHTLWINGKKTILRLIPSGIMHPGVTCFIGNGVVLSPEALLKEIEELEAAGLDVRSRLQISEICPLILPYHVAIDKAREARKGEGKIGTTGRGIGPAYEDKVARRALRVQDLFNPALFDEKLAEVLDYHNFVLTKYLGAEAVSANEVRDQAMALAPAIAPMVKDVSSNLYAMQQEGKRLLFEGAQGALLDVDHGTYPFVTSSNCVAGAASAGAGVGPQQLDYVLGITKAYTTRVGSGPFPTELVDEIGTRLATIGKEFGSVTGRPRRCGWFDGAALKRSVRLNGISGLCITKLDVLDGLETIQLGVGYRVNGEFRDVLPYGAHAVAQAQPVLEELPGWSESTVGITEYDKLPAAARRYLERVAEVCGVPIDLVSTGPDRNETIVLRHPLKG; translated from the coding sequence ATGAGCAAGAACGTAGTCGTAATCGGCACTCAATGGGGTGACGAGGGCAAGGGCAAGATCGTCGACTGGCTGGCGGAATCCGTCCAGGGCGTGGTCCGCTTCCAAGGCGGTCACAATGCCGGCCATACGCTGTGGATCAATGGCAAGAAGACGATTCTTCGCCTGATCCCGTCGGGCATCATGCACCCCGGTGTCACCTGCTTCATCGGCAATGGCGTCGTGCTGTCCCCGGAGGCCCTGCTCAAGGAAATCGAAGAGCTGGAAGCCGCCGGCCTGGACGTGCGCTCGCGCCTGCAGATCTCCGAGATCTGCCCGCTGATCCTCCCGTACCACGTTGCCATCGACAAGGCGCGCGAAGCGCGCAAGGGCGAGGGCAAGATCGGCACGACCGGCCGCGGCATCGGCCCGGCCTACGAAGACAAGGTCGCCCGCCGCGCCCTGCGCGTGCAAGACCTCTTCAATCCCGCGCTGTTCGACGAAAAGCTCGCCGAAGTGCTGGATTACCACAACTTCGTGCTGACCAAGTACCTGGGCGCTGAAGCCGTCTCGGCCAACGAAGTGCGCGATCAGGCCATGGCGCTCGCGCCGGCCATCGCCCCGATGGTCAAGGACGTCTCCAGCAACCTGTACGCCATGCAGCAGGAAGGCAAGCGCCTCCTGTTCGAAGGTGCGCAAGGCGCGCTGCTGGACGTCGATCACGGCACGTACCCCTTCGTCACCAGCAGCAACTGCGTGGCGGGTGCGGCCTCGGCTGGCGCCGGCGTCGGTCCCCAGCAACTGGATTACGTCCTGGGCATCACCAAGGCGTACACCACGCGCGTGGGCTCGGGCCCGTTCCCGACGGAACTGGTCGACGAGATCGGCACGCGTCTGGCCACCATCGGCAAGGAATTCGGTTCGGTCACGGGCCGCCCGCGCCGCTGCGGCTGGTTCGACGGCGCCGCGCTGAAGCGCTCGGTCCGCCTGAACGGCATTTCCGGCCTGTGCATCACCAAGCTGGACGTGTTGGACGGCCTGGAAACCATCCAGTTGGGCGTCGGTTACCGTGTCAACGGTGAGTTCCGCGACGTGCTGCCCTATGGCGCGCATGCCGTAGCCCAGGCGCAACCCGTTCTGGAAGAGCTGCCCGGCTGGAGCGAGTCCACCGTCGGCATTACCGAATACGACAAGCTGCCCGCCGCGGCGCGCCGCTACCTTGAGCGCGTGGCGGAAGTCTGCGGTGTGCCGATCGACCTGGTGTCCACCGGCCCGGACCGCAACGAGACCATTGTTTTGCGTCATCCCCTGAAGGGCTGA
- a CDS encoding phosphoribosyltransferase produces MSTPTSDDSHLWVTWDDYNRLIERLTLQVHQSGWKFDKILCLARGGMRVGDVMSRIFDVPLGILATSSYREAAGTKQGDMDIAQFITITRGTLSGRVLLVDDMVDTGKTFNKVFDHLKSQFADITELRSAVLWWKGHSQATPDYYVEKLPTNPWIHQPFEDYDSLRPHQLEAWIRKGSQS; encoded by the coding sequence ATGAGCACGCCGACCAGTGACGATAGCCACCTGTGGGTAACGTGGGACGATTACAACCGCTTGATCGAGCGCCTTACTTTGCAGGTGCACCAATCGGGCTGGAAATTTGACAAGATTCTGTGCCTGGCACGTGGCGGTATGCGTGTGGGCGACGTCATGTCGCGTATTTTTGATGTGCCGCTGGGCATTCTTGCCACCAGCAGCTATCGCGAGGCGGCCGGCACCAAGCAAGGTGACATGGACATCGCCCAGTTCATCACCATCACCCGCGGCACGCTGTCCGGCCGGGTGTTGCTGGTGGACGACATGGTTGATACCGGCAAGACGTTCAACAAGGTCTTCGATCACCTGAAGAGCCAGTTCGCCGACATCACCGAATTGCGCAGTGCCGTGCTGTGGTGGAAGGGGCATTCCCAGGCAACGCCCGACTACTACGTCGAGAAGCTGCCCACGAACCCCTGGATTCACCAGCCGTTCGAAGACTACGACAGCTTGCGTCCCCATCAGTTGGAAGCCTGGATCCGCAAGGGTTCCCAGAGCTGA
- the rpsU gene encoding 30S ribosomal protein S21: protein MPIVRLKENEPFEAALRRFKRTIEKTGLLTELRSREFYEKPTAERKRKHAAAVKRHYKRIRSQQLPPRLY, encoded by the coding sequence ATGCCTATCGTTCGACTGAAGGAAAACGAACCGTTTGAAGCCGCTCTGCGCCGCTTCAAGCGCACCATCGAAAAGACCGGTTTGCTCACCGAACTGCGCTCGCGCGAGTTCTACGAGAAGCCCACCGCCGAGCGCAAGCGCAAGCATGCCGCCGCCGTGAAGCGCCACTACAAGCGCATCCGTAGCCAACAACTGCCCCCGCGCCTGTATTGA
- the dnaG gene encoding DNA primase has translation MIPESFIQDLLARVDVVDVVGRYVQLRKGGANLLGLCPFHNEKSPSFTVSPTKQFYHCFGCGAHGSAITFLMEHTGASFPDAVRTLAASAGMTVPEENRSPRQQQESARRKAEESRHTQVLDAAQAHYLKLLRASPAAVRYLKQRGLTGEIAAHFGLGWSGTDRHGLSQVFPNYEDPTLVESGLVIESEDGRRYDRFRERVMFPIRNARGSLIGFGGRIIGKGEPKYLNSPETPLFSKGQELYGLWEARLAIRQEGQVIVVEGYMDVVGLAQQGIANAVATLGTATTPDHVKKLLRSSDKVIFSFDGDKAGRRAAWRALQACLPVLRDDIAIRFLFLPAEHDPDSYVRELGAEAFRACLGDAVALSRFLLDELASHHNMNEAEGRASCLHEAKPLLAAIPECALRVQIEREMAKLVQLTPEEMAQVLAQQPAKPFAPGPRPASGTGEAAMASGGEPGHDGGPPDMGYDYGNHDFSDIPADEPDVSDYGQYASHGDEPGSGAGGWQPGGGKQEWKGKSDWKGKGDWKGKGDWKGGKGNWKGRRDNDVGGFEGRRTMPSLAKRLLSLLLAHPELVDSMGDQQLEVIDHGPHLGLVRDLIMLAQSSGARHVGALLEAAEPDSDLATVLKGLRADMLAQEDLPDPQTEWDDALRRIEFDSARTEMAKLAAAGLASEEARKRYLELSSRITVLKGAGLR, from the coding sequence TTGATTCCAGAATCATTCATCCAGGATTTGCTCGCCCGAGTCGACGTCGTCGACGTTGTCGGGCGATATGTGCAGTTGCGAAAGGGTGGGGCCAACTTGCTTGGCCTATGCCCCTTTCATAACGAAAAAAGCCCGTCGTTCACTGTCAGCCCCACCAAGCAGTTCTATCACTGCTTCGGATGTGGTGCACACGGCAGTGCCATCACCTTCCTGATGGAACACACGGGCGCCAGTTTCCCCGACGCCGTGCGCACGCTCGCGGCGTCGGCGGGAATGACGGTCCCCGAAGAAAACCGCAGTCCTCGCCAACAGCAGGAATCCGCGCGCCGCAAGGCCGAGGAGTCCCGCCACACGCAGGTGCTCGACGCGGCTCAAGCCCATTACCTGAAACTGTTGCGCGCTTCGCCCGCGGCCGTCCGCTATTTGAAGCAGCGCGGTCTGACCGGCGAAATTGCCGCGCATTTTGGATTGGGTTGGTCCGGCACGGACCGCCACGGCCTGTCCCAGGTATTTCCCAACTACGAAGACCCCACGCTGGTGGAGTCTGGACTCGTCATCGAATCCGAAGACGGACGCCGCTACGATCGTTTCCGCGAACGGGTGATGTTCCCGATCCGCAACGCGCGCGGCAGTCTCATCGGGTTTGGCGGCCGGATCATCGGCAAAGGCGAACCCAAGTACCTGAATTCGCCCGAGACGCCCCTGTTTTCAAAAGGGCAGGAGCTCTACGGCCTGTGGGAGGCGCGCCTGGCCATCCGCCAGGAAGGCCAGGTCATCGTCGTCGAAGGCTACATGGACGTCGTCGGGCTTGCGCAGCAGGGCATCGCCAATGCGGTCGCCACGCTGGGCACCGCCACCACCCCGGACCACGTCAAGAAGCTGTTGCGGTCCAGCGACAAGGTCATCTTCAGTTTCGATGGCGACAAGGCGGGGCGGCGTGCTGCCTGGCGCGCGCTGCAGGCCTGTCTGCCGGTGCTCAGGGACGATATCGCGATTCGCTTCCTGTTCCTTCCGGCCGAGCATGATCCCGATTCGTACGTGCGGGAGTTGGGCGCCGAAGCGTTCCGCGCGTGCCTGGGCGATGCCGTGGCGCTGTCCCGGTTTCTTCTGGACGAGCTGGCGTCGCATCACAACATGAACGAAGCCGAGGGCCGCGCCAGTTGCCTTCACGAGGCCAAGCCGTTACTGGCGGCAATTCCCGAATGCGCGCTGCGGGTGCAGATCGAACGGGAAATGGCCAAGCTGGTCCAACTGACGCCCGAGGAAATGGCGCAGGTCCTGGCGCAGCAACCTGCCAAACCGTTCGCGCCGGGCCCGAGACCGGCGTCGGGCACGGGCGAAGCGGCAATGGCATCAGGCGGAGAGCCGGGCCATGACGGCGGTCCGCCCGACATGGGCTACGACTACGGCAACCATGATTTCAGCGACATTCCCGCAGACGAGCCTGATGTCTCCGATTACGGCCAGTATGCCTCGCACGGCGACGAGCCCGGTAGCGGCGCGGGCGGTTGGCAACCTGGCGGCGGCAAGCAGGAATGGAAAGGCAAAAGCGACTGGAAAGGAAAGGGCGACTGGAAGGGCAAGGGCGATTGGAAGGGTGGCAAGGGCAACTGGAAAGGCCGCCGCGACAACGACGTCGGCGGCTTCGAGGGGCGCCGCACCATGCCGTCCCTGGCCAAGCGTCTGTTGAGCCTGCTGCTCGCTCATCCCGAGCTGGTTGATTCCATGGGCGATCAGCAGCTTGAAGTCATCGACCATGGCCCCCATCTAGGATTGGTAAGGGACCTGATCATGCTGGCGCAATCCAGCGGCGCGCGCCACGTTGGCGCCTTGCTGGAGGCGGCAGAGCCGGACTCTGACCTTGCCACTGTCTTGAAAGGGCTGCGGGCAGACATGCTTGCGCAGGAAGACTTGCCGGACCCTCAGACGGAATGGGACGACGCGTTGCGGCGAATCGAGTTCGATTCGGCGAGAACCGAAATGGCCAAGCTGGCGGCTGCGGGACTTGCCTCGGAAGAGGCGCGCAAGCGCTATCTTGAGCTGTCTAGCCGTATAACGGTCTTGAAAGGTGCTGGGTTGCGCTAA